A region of Nostoc sp. ATCC 53789 DNA encodes the following proteins:
- a CDS encoding DUF1257 domain-containing protein has translation MSHFSTVKTKLTNRECLVQALQDLKLNPQVHETAQPLKGYYGGSQGQSAEIIVSGHTIKTRADIGFKWNQSSGVYDVIHDSYETVPKLGKDFFSNKLMLAYGKHLVRVKAAELQEKFGECAIAESTSGSVQTLRLTFAGHQEVKQFARR, from the coding sequence ATGTCACATTTCTCAACAGTTAAAACCAAGCTTACTAACCGTGAATGTCTGGTACAAGCTTTACAAGATTTGAAACTGAATCCGCAAGTTCACGAAACAGCACAGCCACTAAAAGGATACTACGGTGGCTCTCAAGGACAAAGTGCTGAAATCATCGTATCTGGTCACACCATAAAAACCCGTGCAGACATCGGGTTCAAATGGAATCAGTCAAGCGGCGTGTACGACGTAATACACGACAGTTACGAAACAGTTCCGAAGTTGGGCAAAGACTTTTTCAGTAATAAACTAATGCTGGCTTATGGTAAGCATTTGGTTCGTGTCAAAGCTGCCGAGTTACAAGAAAAATTTGGTGAATGTGCGATCGCTGAGTCAACTAGCGGAAGTGTGCAAACCCTACGCCTAACTTTTGCCGGACATCAGGAAGTTAAACAATTTGCACGGAGATAA
- a CDS encoding AAA family ATPase yields MKLSNLLSTLDSQIPIAALDVLSPDEATIIQWLTTEAKEKLNSPVFFWNLGVSSLEQCLIAPDGGLVFKSVPEYKRPAHTDPLLFVFDYINNFDGVGVFILGDIHPFLGKNSLQMSWEILTRVKNLYHRLKPTEKRIVLLGQNIELHDSLLRLIPYCEVPLPNIVQIQDHFESYLVFLEESATEQDVTFRVSLSYEEKETFAQAALGLTLEEVSDFLRLTVKERLSQNGILIDAAVTPLIVEYKTRLLAQMGIELGKPATIPFGGLDLLREWLMRRRRLFTQEARSLHLPQPKGVLLAGPPGVGKSLLAKNIATILNLPLLQLDIASLLGSLVGESEGNVRRALKTAEAIAPCVLWVDEIEKALSGTGDTSGVSQRILGNILTFMSESQCGVFVVATCNDPSALPSELKRKGRFDENFFVDLPTEPERVQILGIHLQRFGIHLESEYLEAIAANTTKFSGAELETLASEAALLAFDEGRPQQVTLTDLETCRQTITPLAIQDAAAVERMQVWASTARRASSPVVAAQTQSLRAAKFRNMN; encoded by the coding sequence ATGAAACTCTCAAATCTGCTCTCCACGCTCGATTCCCAAATTCCGATCGCCGCACTTGATGTTCTGTCTCCTGATGAGGCAACTATCATTCAGTGGTTGACAACTGAAGCTAAAGAAAAACTCAACAGTCCAGTTTTCTTTTGGAACTTGGGAGTATCCAGCCTGGAGCAATGCCTGATTGCACCGGATGGTGGGCTGGTGTTTAAGTCAGTGCCAGAGTACAAAAGACCTGCTCATACAGATCCGTTGCTGTTCGTATTCGACTATATCAATAACTTTGATGGCGTTGGCGTGTTTATTCTGGGGGACATACACCCATTTCTTGGCAAGAATTCCCTACAGATGAGTTGGGAAATCTTGACCAGAGTGAAAAACCTTTACCACCGACTCAAACCTACAGAAAAACGGATCGTGCTGCTGGGTCAAAACATCGAACTACACGATTCTTTGTTAAGGCTCATCCCCTACTGTGAAGTGCCACTACCGAACATTGTCCAAATTCAAGACCATTTCGAGTCATATCTGGTTTTTCTTGAAGAATCTGCTACTGAGCAGGATGTCACATTTCGAGTGTCCCTGAGTTATGAAGAAAAAGAAACCTTTGCTCAAGCTGCGCTGGGACTGACGTTAGAGGAAGTCAGCGATTTCTTGCGACTGACCGTTAAAGAGCGTTTGAGCCAGAATGGTATTTTGATTGATGCCGCAGTTACGCCTCTAATAGTCGAGTACAAAACTCGGCTGCTGGCTCAGATGGGAATTGAGTTAGGCAAACCTGCAACTATCCCCTTTGGCGGACTCGATTTACTGCGTGAATGGCTGATGAGGCGGCGGCGACTGTTCACTCAAGAGGCGCGATCGCTGCATCTGCCGCAACCCAAAGGCGTATTGTTGGCGGGGCCTCCCGGAGTTGGTAAAAGTTTACTTGCTAAAAACATCGCAACTATACTGAATTTACCACTCCTACAACTAGACATTGCGTCCCTTTTAGGCTCACTCGTTGGCGAGTCCGAGGGCAATGTCCGCCGCGCACTTAAAACGGCTGAAGCTATTGCCCCATGCGTATTATGGGTTGATGAGATAGAAAAAGCACTTTCGGGAACTGGTGACACGAGTGGAGTCTCACAGAGGATTCTGGGCAATATTCTCACGTTTATGTCGGAATCACAGTGTGGTGTGTTTGTCGTGGCAACTTGCAATGACCCCTCAGCACTGCCAAGTGAGCTAAAACGGAAAGGCCGCTTCGATGAAAATTTCTTTGTTGACTTGCCCACAGAACCTGAGCGTGTACAGATTCTGGGGATTCATCTACAACGTTTTGGCATTCACCTGGAATCCGAATATCTCGAAGCGATCGCCGCGAACACCACAAAGTTTTCAGGGGCAGAACTGGAAACGCTAGCATCTGAAGCTGCTCTGCTGGCATTCGATGAGGGTAGACCGCAGCAGGTAACACTTACTGACCTCGAAACCTGTCGTCAAACCATTACCCCACTTGCAATTCAGGATGCGGCGGCGGTTGAAAGAATGCAGGTGTGGGCATCCACCGCACGACGAGCTAGTAGTCCTGTGGTTGCAGCGCAAACTCAATCTTTGCGTGCTGCTAAGTTTCGGAATATGAACTGA
- a CDS encoding DUF2997 domain-containing protein, which translates to MERSILIHFDSATGEVRVEAEGFEGLSCLSATQPFEEALGVVEGDRIFKEESAPQLRTTLSSQTRLRQ; encoded by the coding sequence ATGGAACGCTCAATATTGATTCATTTTGACAGCGCTACAGGTGAAGTTCGCGTGGAGGCGGAGGGGTTCGAGGGGCTGAGTTGTTTATCGGCTACACAACCGTTTGAAGAGGCATTGGGAGTTGTGGAGGGCGATCGCATTTTCAAAGAAGAATCAGCACCACAACTTCGGACTACCCTAAGCAGCCAAACACGTTTGCGTCAGTAA
- a CDS encoding WGR domain-containing protein — MEIYLVFVDTIRNSNKFWAAIVEDGNLTVQWGRVGYQAQTKVHTLGNHQRAVSKFNTLVAEKMMKGYRRSQSKIDSNCEVSEINRAIELLKIIRPYVEQRNFSVAYINALNQYLKIVPTPLGMQIEPYRVYRSVEDVDYQMGLLNSLLATPAPIAAAVAVGHAPEATAETAVVSLKTISKNFWRHL; from the coding sequence ATGGAAATCTATTTAGTCTTTGTTGATACTATCCGAAACAGCAATAAATTCTGGGCGGCCATTGTCGAAGATGGTAATTTAACAGTGCAGTGGGGCAGAGTCGGCTATCAAGCGCAAACCAAAGTTCACACATTAGGCAATCATCAGAGAGCGGTTAGCAAATTCAACACTCTGGTAGCCGAAAAGATGATGAAAGGCTACAGAAGAAGTCAGTCAAAAATCGATAGTAATTGTGAAGTTTCTGAAATCAACAGAGCCATTGAATTACTAAAGATTATCCGTCCTTATGTAGAGCAGAGAAATTTTTCAGTTGCTTATATCAATGCTCTAAATCAATATCTGAAGATTGTCCCAACACCTTTAGGTATGCAAATCGAACCATACAGGGTATATCGCTCAGTAGAAGATGTCGATTATCAAATGGGATTACTCAATTCTCTATTGGCGACACCTGCACCAATTGCTGCTGCGGTGGCTGTTGGTCATGCCCCTGAAGCAACAGCAGAAACGGCAGTTGTCAGTCTTAAGACTATCAGTAAGAACTTCTGGCGACATTTGTAA